The genomic window NNNNNNNNNNNNNNNNNNNNNNNNNNNNNNNNNNNNNNNNNNNNNNNNNNNNNNNNNNNNNNNNNNNNNNNNNNNNNNNNNNNNNNNNNNNNNNNNNNNNNNNNNNNNNNNNNNNNNNNNNNNNNNNNNNNNNNNNNNNNNNNNNNNNNNNNNNNNNNNNNNNNNNNNNNNNNNNNNNNNNNNNNNNNNNNNNNNNNNNNNNNNNNNNNNNNNNNNNNNNNNNNNNNNNNNNNNNNNNNNNNNNNNNNNNNNNNNNNNNNNNNNNNNNNNNNNNNNNNNNNNNNNNNNNNNNNNNNNNNNNNNNNNNNNNNNNNNNNNNNNNNNNNNNNNNNNNNNNNNNNNNNNNNNNNNNNNNNNNNNNNNNNNNNNNNNNNNNNNNNNNNNNNNNNNNNNNNNNNNNNNNNNNNNNNNNNNNNNNNNNNNNNNNNNNNNNNGTTTAAGTGGTTTGGAactggtcaaatgtgcttggaaaaaaaagtaTGACCAGAACATCAACGctcctaataattatgcacacagtgtaattTGTTCAAATGTGATGAACATGATTGTTTTATTCAGTGATTGTCGTCCACAATCCTCCTCGCAGGAGAAAATGGAGCAAAGAACAACCTCCTCACAGTAAGTCtttcactagataaaaaaaaaagttaggtgTGGAAATGTATCTTCTGCTGATGGATTCAGTTTATTTTGATTTGTGATGTTGGATTAAGATTATAACATGTCATACATATCACATGTGCTGTGTTTTATTGTGTGATGTGAGGATTGTGGACACTGAATGTCTGATTTGACTGTTTGCAGTGAGGATTGTTCTTCTGGGTTGGAGCGTGTCAGAAAACAGTCTGGTGGGGAACTTCATATTAGGACGAGCAGCGTTTGACACTGAAGCTCCTCCAGATGTTGTAGAGAGAGTCGCAGGAAGACTGAAGGACAGACACGTGATCATCATCAACAGTCCTCAGCTGCTCCAGACCAACATCTCAGATCATCAGATCACACAGACAGTGAGAGAGTGTGTCCATCTGTCTGATCCAGGACCTCATGTGATCCTTCTGCTCCTCAAACATGAGCCGTGTTCAGCAGAAGATCAAGAGTGTGTGGAGAAGGTGCTGCACTCTTTCTCTGAGCGCGTTTATCAACACACCATGGTGCTCAGCACACAAGAGCCCACTCAAACCAATCACATCCTGCAGAAAATCATCCAGAAATGTGCAAACAGACACTTCAGTCTTCAGAGGAGCAGCTCTCCTGATGATCTTCTGCAGACGCTTGAGGACATTGAGAAGATGAATGATGGACGACACCTGGATTGTGCTGAAGGTTCACAGGTTTCACAATGGATGATATTGTGTGATGATATTTGGTGTTTATATCAGTAAATTAACATGAACATCTGTTCTTAGTTTCAGAGGGTGTGAAGCTGAATCTGGTTGTGTGTGGGAGCGACGAGACATTAAAGTCCTCCATATCAGAGCTGATCCTGCAGCAGACAGACAGAGGATCAGTCTGGTGGAGCTTCCAGCTCTGATTCGTCTCTCAGAGGAGGAAGTGATGCGTCAGACTCACCGCTGTGTGTCTCTCTGTCATCCTGGAGTTCATGTTTTCATCCTCATCATTCCTGATGCTCCACTTAATAATGAAGACAGAGCAGAAATGGAGAAGATCCAGAGGATATTCAGCTCAAGAATCAACAAACACATCATGATCCTCATAAAGCAGAATTCAGAGCATCAGACAGCAGAACTACATGAAGAAACACAGTCTGTCATTGAGAGATTTGGAGGACAACTTCATTGTCTGTGTTGATGGAGAAACTGGAGCAGATGGTTGAGGAAAATAGTGGTGTTTGTTTCTCCACAGAGACATTGTTTGAAGCACAAATGGAAAAACTGCAGGAATTTGAAGACATGAAGAAGAAAATTCAATCATTAGAGACACATTTGCTGTCACAAGGTAATGAGCAGAACATTATTTTGGGTCTAAAACTACAGAGCAtgtttttaaattgaatttttgCTACAGATTgattctatatgtgaccctggagcacaaaaccagtcttaagtaaggcaaggcaagtttatttatatagcacatttcatacacaatggtaattcaaagtgctgtacataagaggaatagcataaaatcatagtcataaaaatttaaaataataatcacacaaacagaaggaccttttaaatgattttaaaattgatttaaattaattaaaaacagtaggaatggttaacaataacaacaataaaaacagaaaaaatgattttaaaattaatttgcacagtaaaatgattatacataaaataatgcaatctgttcggacgtagcacagtgctcattcaataaatgcacaactaaacaggtgagtctGCATtaaaatgtgtctaatgtattagcacatctgatctcttctggaaactgattccaactgtgggcggcataatagctaaaagcggattccccttgttttgtgtgaactcttgatattactaactcgatcctagtgatctgagttgtctgttaggtttgtataaagtgagcatatttgcaatgtatgtaggtcctaggccattgagtgctttataaacgagtagaagtactttaaaatctatcctaaacataactggaagccagtgtaaggacctgaggactggtgtaatatgctctgattttttggttctagtcagaatcctggcagcagcgttctgtatgagctgcagctgtctaatggtcttcttgggaaggccggtgaggagaccattacaatagtctaccctgctggtgataaaggcatgaacaagtttctccaaatcttgacgggaaacaaaacatctaattcttgcaatgtttttgagatggtagtatgctgatttagttacggctttgacatggctactgaaactgaggtctgactccagaatcacacccagattcttgacttgattttttgttttttgacccctagtgtcaaggtacgcatttaccttatgaacttcatctttgtttccaaatgctatgacttccgttttctccctgtttaactgtaaaaagttttggcacatccaactgttaatttcatcaatgcattggcagacagagtcaatggggctgtagtcatttggtgataaggctaggtaaatctgggtatcatctgcatagctgtgatatgatATTTGGttgtttctcattatttgacttagtgggagcatatacaggctgaacaacagcggcgctagaattgagccttgtgggactccgcatgtcatggacgtccacttagacttatgttctcctatactcacataatagcctctcccttctaagtgtAACCCTGTCAATTCTGTCCCAATAAAGTCCTGAAATGACCTTTAATGCAAACACTTAAAACTAGAGTAAAGTGTAATATCTAGTTCGCCACTAGGTGGCAGTGCACAATGAAACGTTCTTCTTCTGCTGTTTTCAGCCATTCGTTTTGCCTTAAGGAAGCCTGGAAAAACGGGAGCCAGAGCAGAAGTAAATATAAGGATTGAAACTTATTTAGAAACAAAATATATCCCCTAGGTTGAATTACATTGAAAATTAGATGACATTTGTAGTAAAACAAAGTTATCTCGGTGAGTGAAAACTATCATTTTGTGTTGATTAGCTTGAAGCTAAAATGGTGAAATGATTAAAAGGTTTACATTTCAACATTACAGTGGATTACAgtggataaaaaaaacaaaaaccagtCTGGCTATCTACAATAGCAGTGGATGTTACCCCACAGGTATATTTTGTTGTATATTCTAATTTTTgtacaatgaaaaaaatgcattttgaaaggaaataattttgttttgagtCAAGTATGTCAATTTTGAGTTACTATGCTATACTGTACTTTTGTTTGTCCAATTccattttattgattttaattttaagttgtattattgaacatatggACTTTTAAACGATGAAAAGATGGAAGAATGACATTTAGTTGAACATTAGTTAATTTTCTGCACATTTTTGTGTAGACTGGTTTTTTTTTAGGCTTCTTCTGGTCCCGGATCCCTGGTGTTCTTTCCACTGAAGTTGGATTCCTCTCTGTTCGCCCTGGTGCctggttccctggtccactgccTCAACTAACAGCGCTGCAACGGTTCCTTTGGGTTGTTTGATATGGACGCTAAGTATTGAAGGGGTGGTTGGACAGTTAAAATATTTGAGTGCACTCAAGggtaacaattttttttctttgaaagatattcccttttgttttgtttcatgagATCTCAAAATTTGTGGCCGATTTGTTAACATCAATGGTATTAATGCTGTGTAAACTGAACTAACTATTGAATTTTgaataagaaaataagaaaaataatttgaataagaactacatttaaactttattctattGTCCTGTGCTTCCTTTGGAGTGGAATCTATGAGTCCTTTGACCATATGATTAGTACATAACCAGCCTCCTCATCGAATCTAGATTTAGTTAACTCCTACAATAGATTCTTAGCCTGCCTATAAGCAGAACTACCACCGTAGGGTTACAGTCgtggcgagccagccaggaggtTGGCACAGTGTATAAAATAGACTCCACCCCAAAGCTGCAGTACACTAAGATTGCATTTACTGCAAAATGGATCTTTGCAATCAGTTTAGTGTGCATGGGCCTAGTTGTCTATATGTCACAGGCATAGATGAAGCTTATTCTGATGATGACATTACAGAGTTCTTTAAAATTAATGGGGACATTAAGAAAGTAGTCAGAGTTCCCAACGACCCAGAACAACCCAGAGGCCGTGCACTTATTGAATACACAGCAGAGCGAACAATATCCAGACTCGACCCAGTACAACTAGGTAGCCTGCCCAGTCCCAATGATCCAGCAGTCACCTGGTGTGTCAAGACAGTCCGTGAGCTATGCCAAGAAGAACTAGGACGAGAACTCGCTCAGAAATGTTTAGCTGAATTGAGCTCTCTTGCTGAAATTAGTAAAGCTGGCTTCTGGGAAGCACTTCAAAGTGAACTGCAGAGTGCCCAGCCCCGGACAGAACTTGCCCCTCCGCAAAGCCCAGATACTCAGCTACAGCCCTCTGAAAATCCTGTTGCTGTCCCCACAAATGGTAGCAGTGCAGATGGTGATATGCAAACCAACAACGATATTGCTAATTCATTTGATGCAGTCTCCCGAAACATCCCAACTACTGCTACAGGGAATCCATTTCTTGATGAAGGCACAGTTAACCCACCTCATGTCCAAAAAGTTATTGTTGAACATTTCATTCGCAGTGACTCCACACCGTCTAGCTACAGTCAAAGCAGGATCCGTACATTCTCGGGGCGGCTGCCAAAACCAAATGGAGAAGTTGATTATGATTCCTGGCGTACTCAGGTAGACCTACTTCTTAAGGACGTGTCTGTCTCTGATTCACAGAAAGTAAGGAGAATATTGGAGAGTCTCCTCAGCCCAGCAGCGGACATTGTTAAGCCGCTTGGGACGGATGCAACCCCCCAAGCTTACCTCACTCAGCTCGAGTCAGCATTTGGAGTGGTCGAAGATGGAGAGGAGCTATTTGCTACCTTCCTGGGCTCTAACCAAAACTCAGGTGAAAAACCCTCTGTCTATTTGGGCCGTCTCCAGACTCTCCTCACCAAAGCCGTAACCAGAGGGGGAGTTTCAGCTGCAGAGTCTGACAAGTACTTACTCCGGCAGTTCTGTAGGGGATGCTGGGACCAGAGTCTGATCATTGGCCTGCAGCTCGAACACAGGAAACCCAATCCCCCCTCATTCCCAGAATTGTTGTTGCTTTTGAGAACGGAGGAGGATAGGAGAGCAGCAAAGATGGATCGCATGAAAAAGCACCTTGGAAGTACGAAAGCTGCTGCACATGTTCATTCAGTTATGAGCATGCCAGTATTTGAACCTGAAGCTGCCCCCACTGCAACAAGGAAACACGAGACAGATTGTAAACTAGAAAAGGAAGTTGCAGAGTTGAGGATACAGGTTGCAAAGCTAATACAGCAAGGAAAGAAAGGAGAAAGGCATGAGGGAGTGCAGAGCCGTCCAGCCCAAAGTGAACTGCCTGCTAAGACTGAAAGTTTACTCGCGCAAGCTTCCAATAGAGACTCAAACCCCCATTCTCCGACACCACCTAAGCCCTGGTTCTGTTTTAAATGTGGGGGTGATGGCCACATCGCTGCAAAGTGCACTTTTGAACCCAATCCAGGCCTCGTCCGGAAAAAGAATGCAGAGCTCAAAGAAAAACGAAGCAAATTCTGGGCCAAGCAGGGAGCCAACAAAACATCTTTAAACTTCTAGAGGCTCCTGCCTTGGGGCGACCAGGAGCTGAGGACAAAGAATGTCCCATAGCAATGACTCACAATGAGTGCTCTTCTGAAAGCAGTAAATCTTCTGGCTGCAAATTGCCGCCTGGACTTGTGGGACCTCGTTGCACTTCGAACATCTCTGTTGGAGACATGAAATGTGATGCCATTCTCGACACTGGATCCCAAGTAACAACAATTTCAGAGACTTTTCATTCTAGATACATGTCAGACTTACCTGTTCAGTCGATACACAATCTTCTCGAGGTCGAAGGGGCTGGAGGTCAAGCAGTGCCTTACCTGGGGTACGTGGAAGTCCACTTAACCTTCCCTGAGAATGTTACTGGAACAGAAGAGCAAATGTCTGTTTTAGCACTCATTGTCCCTGAGAACCAATTCAATAGCAAGGTTCCTGTTTTAATTGGTACAAATGTCTTGCTTGAGTTATACCAACGTGGAATAAGCTATGACAAATCCAAGTTTCTTAGAAGATCAGACAGTTTTGCAGTACTACTCCAACATGTGGCCCGAGTACGCGAAAGTGAAGCTAAAGCTTACCTAGTGAAATTGCACGGAGAAAAGCCCATTACTATTCCGGCAAGACACAAAATGTATCTTTTTGGAGATGTTAGAGTCAGAAAAGCCAATTCCAATATGACATTTGTCGTTGAAGCCCCCGAATCTTCCTTCCTGGCGGGTGGGTTGTTCATTCAGTGTGCACTAATAAACATAAACACAAGAGCTTCAAACAAGATCCCTGTAGTCCTCAGCAACACCACAGATCACACTGTCACCCTACCTCCAAAGTGTGTTATTGGTGAAGTGTCTGCAGTTCAAAGTGTAATGCCCATGACCTCCTCTGCACAAGTCGATTCACAAacatcaaatagaaaacattcatTCAATCTGGATGACTCCCCAATGGCAGAAGAGTGGAAGGCACGCATTCGAGATAAACTGAACTCCATCCCTGAGGTTTTTGCGCTTGATGAGCTGTCATTTGGCCATACCATCGCCGTGAAACATACCATCCGTCTGCAGGACGAGACGCCCTTCAAAGAAAGATCCAGGCCGATGCACCCCAGCGATCGAGAAGCTGTCAGACAACACCTTAGAGAGCTTCTGGATGCTGGTATAATAAGGGAATCCGAGAGTCCCTTTGCATCCCCAGTGGTTGTCGTAAAGAAGAAAAACGGAAAGATCAGACTATGCATCGACTATAGGAAGCTTAACAGCCGCACTATTAAGGATGCTTATGCTCTTCCTAACATCGAGGAGACGTTTTCTGCCCTGAGTGGAGCAAGGTGGTTCTCTGTGATGGATCTAAAGTCTGGATATTACCAGGTGGAAATGGTGGAAGAAGATAAACACAAAACTGCGTTCACATGTCCATTAGGTTTCTACGAATTCAATCGTATGCCACAAGGTGTCACCAACGCACCTAGCACCTTTCAACGCCTTATGGAAAAGTGTGTTGGAGACCTACACCTGAGCGAGGTTTTGGTGTTTTTAGACGACGTCATTGTCTTCTCCCAGACTCTAGAAGAGCACGAGGCAAGGCTCCTGAAGGTGCTTCATCGTCTCAAAAGCTATGGCCTAAAACTATCGCCAGAGAAGTGTCAGTTTTTCAAGTCCTCCGTGAAATACCTGGGCCATATTGTTGACGCTCAAGGAGTTCACACAGACCCAGAAAAAGTGTCAGCTCTGAAAGATTGGCCCCGCCCTGGAAACAGAGAAGAACTGAAACGCTTCCTCGGATTTTCAGGGTATTACAGAAGATTTGTGGAGGGCTACTCAAAAATCGCCAGGCCTCTCAACGCTCTCACCGCTGGGTACTATCCACCTAAAAAGAGGGGTAAAGTTTATAAAACACTGAGACCCAACACTGGTATAAGCCCCAGAGCACCCTTTGGCTCAGAGTGGACGCCTGCGTGTGAGTGCTCTTTCAGAACACTGGTTGAAAAGTTGACATCGGCCCCTGTACTCGCTTTCGCAAATCCCAAGCTCCCGTATGTGCTGCATACAGATGCTTGCTGTGAGGGGTTAGGAGCAGCTCTTTATCAAGCTCAAGATGGAAAGCTTAGAGTAATAGCCTATGCCAGCAGAGGCTTATCCAAGAGCGAGAAGAACTATCCTACTCACAAACTAGAATTTCTAGCGTTAAAGTGGGCAGTTTGTGAGAAATTCTGTGATTACCTGTATGGTACAGATTTTTCAGTCCTAACAGATAACAACCCGCTTACCTATGTCCTTTCTTCCGCAAAGCTCGACGCAGCCGGACACTGCTGGCTAGCGGCCCTCTCAACCTTTAGATTCAACATCAAATATCGAGCTGGACGTGCTAATGGTGATGCGGACGGACTGTCAAGGAGACCTCAAGCAGCTCCTCAAGAGGATCATGAGTACCTGCAGGAAAAAGAACGGATCAACTCAATGACAAAACGTCTTATAGAGAGGGAGATTCCATCTGATGCAGTCTCAGCTGTATGTCAACGCCATTCAGTAACCATGCACTTACCTGTCCTTGCGGAGTCCCTTGTTGTTGACGCCTCCTCCTTACCTGATCTATTCACTGGTACTGGACAAGACACTGTACCTGGCATGACAAAAGAAAACTGGCATGAAGCACAAAGAAACGATCCATCAATTGGGAAAGTCATCACCTTGgtcaaaaaaagacaaaagcccCACTTCAAATCTGTAAAAGCTGAGTCACCTGAAGTCAAGTTGCTCCTTCGGGAGTGGGATAAGTTTGAGCTCATTGATGATGTCCTTTACAGGAAATGTTTTGACAGAGGAAACAAAATTCATCAGCTCGTCTTACCTGAGGAATTCAGAGAAAGAGCTCTCAAAGGCTTTCACGATGAGGTTGGTCACCTAGGGCCAGAGCGTGTGTTCAATCTTGCTCGTGCCAGATGTTATTGGCCTAAAATGAAAGAATCAGTTGAGAAGAAGTGTCACACATGTGAACGTTGTTTCAGAAGAAAAACTCCGCCACAAAGAGCAGCACCCATGGTGAATATTAAAACAACTTACCCGCTAGAGCTTGTTTGCATGGACTACTTGTCCCTTGAACCCGACAACCGTGACACCAGAAACATACTAGTCATCACTGACCATTTCACCCGCTTCGCAGTAGCTGTGCCAACAAAAGACCAAAAGGCCAGAACTGTTGCTAAAGCTCTCTGGGAAAACTTCCTGGTCTACTATGGGTTCCCTAGTCGCCTTCATAGTGATCAGGGACGTGACTTTGAATCCCACACAATCAAGGAGCTGTGTTCACTGATAGGGGCTGAGAAAGTGCGCACCACCCCATACCATCCTCAGGGGAATCCTGTGGAGCGCTTTAACAGGACCCTTATCAGCATGCTTGGTACCCTTGACGAGAAAGACAAAAATCACTGGCGAGACTTTGTGAGGCCTGTTGTACATGCGTACAACTGCACCAGGAATGATACAACAGGTTACTCACCGTATGAGCTGATGTTCGGCAGGCAGCCGACTCTGCCAGTTGACCTCATTCTTGGCCTGAAACCTCCAACTGAGACTCATACAACTCACTCAGAATATATCCAAACCTTGCGCCAGAGACTCAAAGAAAGCTATGCACTGGCTGCAGAGAACTCCAAAAAGTCTGGAGAAAGAAATAAGCACAGATTTGATGCCAAGGTGAAAACTGCTGAATTAGAAGAAGGGGACCGTGTCTTGGTGAAGAATGTCAATGTCCGTGGCAAACACAAGTTAGCCGATAAATGGGAAAGGCCCATCCATATCGTGGTGAAACGGATTGACGGTGGTCCTGTGTATGTAGTCAAGCCAGAAACAGGAAATGGCCCTCAGCGTACACTTCACAGGGACTTACTTTTACCTTGTGGATTTCTGCCAGTTGAGACTACTCCTAATTCGGTGAAACATCAAAGCAAACAAACTCAAATGCGCCTGAGGAATAGACAAAACCAAGAGATGGAATGTGAATATTCGGACAGAGAAGAAGAGGATGATGGCTACTATGTGAATGAACCTCCACAGTTCACCACATGGGGACCCTATGTGCAAGAGTTCGAAGTTATCCCCGTCAGTGGCTCTCAGTCTTCTCTGAACCCCTTGGCTCCAGAGTTCAAATCGCCAGAATCCCAACCAATTCCTGATCACTCAGTTGCACCTCTTGACACGAATACAGCTGTCCATCAGTCCCCAATCCAAAGTGACCATGTCATCATAGACATTCCAGAAGATGAAATATTGCAAAGCACAGTGGTCACAGACCTGACACCAGCTAACGACACGGACAATGCTCAGAAAAGGTTCCCTGTAACCTCTAAAAGGCACTCAGAAGTTACTTGTGTGGAAGAACAAGGTGAGCCCAGACGTTCACACAGAGAAAGACATCCCCCACCCAAGTTCACCTATGAAGAGTTAGGGAAACCCCTAATCCTTGCCCTTAGTCAGTTTTTTGGGAAACTCCAAGACATTATTCCTGACCATCAGATACCTTGTCAGGTTTAACACACATGCAGGGACTCATGTGGTTTAGAGGGGGAGGGTGTAACCCTGTCAATTCTGTCCCAATAAAGTCCTGAAATGACCTTTAATGCAAACACTTAAAACTAGAGTAAAGTGTAATATCTAGTTCGCCACTAGGTGGCAGTGCACAATGAAACGTTCTTCTTCTGCTGTTTTCAGCCATTCGTTTTGCCTTAAGGAAGCCTGGAAAAACGGGAGCCAGAGCAGAAGTAAATATAAGGATTGAAACTTATTTAGAAACAAAATATATCCCCTAGGTTGAATTACATTGAAAATTAGATGACATTTGTAGTAAAACAAAGTTATCTCGGTGAGTGAAAACTATCATTTTGTGTTGATTAGCTTGAAGCTAAAATGGTGAAATGATTAAAAGGTTTACATTTCAACATTACAGTGGATTACAgtggataaaaaaaacaaaaaccagtCTGGCTATCTACAATAGCAGTGGATGTTACCCCACAGGTATATTTTGTTGTATATTCTAATTTTTGTACaatgaaaaaatgcattttgaaaggaaataattttgttttgagtCAAGTATGTCAATTTTGAGTTACTATGCTATACTGTACTTTTGTTTGTCCAATTccattttattgattttaattttaagttgtattattgaacatatggACTTTTAAACGATGAAAAGATGGAAGAATGACATTTAGTTGAACATTAGTTAATTTTCTGCACATTTTTGtgtagactgttttttttttaggcttCTTCTGGTCCCGGATCCCTGGTGTTCTTTCCACTGAAGTTGGATTCCTCTCTGTTCGCCCTGGTGCctggttccctggtccactgccTCAACTAACAGCGCTGCAACGGTTCCTTTGGGTTGTTTGATATGGACGCTAAGTATTGAAGGGGTGGTTGGACAGTTAAAATATTTGAGTGCACTCAAGggtaacaattttttttctttgaaagatattcccttttgttttgtttcatgagATCTCAAAATTTGTGGCCGATTTGTTAACATCAATGGTATTAATGCTGTGTAAACTGAACTAACTATTGAATTTTgaataagaaaataagaaaaataatttgaataagaactacatttaaactttattctattGTCCTGTGCTTCCTTTGGAGTGGAATCTATGAGTCCTTTGACCATATGATTAGTACATAACCAGCCTCCTCATCGAATCTAGATTTAGTTAACTCCTACAATAGATTCTTAGCCTGCCTATAAGCAGAACTACCACCGTAGGGTTAcataagtatgacctgaaccaatttagaaccatcccagaaagcccgacccagttttccagtctatctaaaagaatgttctgatcgacagtgtcgaacgcagcactgagatctagtagtaccagcactgatattttgccagagtctaaatttaggcgaatatcatttattatctttatgagcgctgtctctgtgctatgatgttgtctgaagccagattggaaatggtccaggtatccatttgagtttatgtagtgattcagctgattaaaaacaaccttttcaataatcttgcgtataaaaggaagatttgatattggtctatagttgctcaatatggtgttatcaagatttttctttttcagaaggggcttaacagctgcagttttcagggagtttggaaaagtcccagaaagaagtgaggtgttcaccacttctaaaagatctgcttctaaacagttaagcacacttttgaaaaaagatgtgggaagtgtgtcaaggtggcaggttgacgatttgaggtgctttactgtttcttccaaaatgttgctatcgatttcttcaaaagtagacataatgacttctttttgaaattgcggtcgaaactgtctgatctctgcataacttgagggtgtgctaattgtctttctgatattattgatcttctcagaaaagaaggaagcaaactcatcgcactttctgtcggagagcagttcactagggatctgactaggggggtttgttagtctctcaacggtagcaaaaagagtgggagtgttgtttaagttgctgtttataagattcgagaagaatgtttgtctagctttacccagttcaacattgaaagcatgaaggctgtctttatagatgctatagtgaatttcaagttttgtcttccgccacatccgctcagcttttctgcattgtcttttcatactctgtactgctgttgattttctccacggtgattttttgccagtcatctgtctgaccttcacaggtgcgatgtcatcaaagacattcttaacttttgagttaaaggactccaggagaaaatcaacagagtctgcagaaatgcttggcattgaagatatagccttcataaatagcacactcgtgttatcgttaatgcatctctttctgacagagactgatctagattcagtggtagcagagatcaatatatcaaagaaaatacagaagtgatcagatactgctacatccttgataacagtggatgaaatgtttagacccttactgatgagtaaatcaagagtgtgtccacgattgtgtgtaggcccatgcacatgctgaatcaggtcaaacgtgttcaaaaccgttataatttcttttgtagttttgctttctgcattgtctatgtgaacattaaaatcccctgcaatagcaaaacagtcaaactctgaacaaatcattgatagcagttctgtgaactcttcaacaaaggctggagagtattttgggggcctgtaaataatgataaacagaatgcgtggagcacctttcagtaaaatccctagatattcaaaagacaagtactgaccaagtgacacttgtttgcattcatagacatctttaaa from Garra rufa chromosome 7, GarRuf1.0, whole genome shotgun sequence includes these protein-coding regions:
- the LOC141337878 gene encoding GTPase IMAP family member 2-like, which encodes MRPAAVIVVHNPPRRRKWSKEQPPHMRIVLLGWSVSENSLVGNFILGRAAFDTEAPPDVVERVAGRLKDRHVIIINSPQLLQTNISDHQITQTVRECVHLSDPGPHVILLLLKHEPCSAEDQECVEKVLHSFSERVYQHTMVLSTQEPTQTNHILQKIIQKCANRHFSLQRSSSPDDLLQTLEDIEKMNDGRHLDCAEVSEGVKLNLVVCGSDETLKSSISELILQQTDRGSVWWSFQL